A genomic region of Chlorobaculum parvum NCIB 8327 contains the following coding sequences:
- a CDS encoding Maf family protein produces MTSRRKLILASQSPRRRELLAMTGIPFETASVEIDETFDPALTVEKNVMAISKQKAEAVMWTLPQDAGEAIVLGSDTTVVLDGAALGKPGDADHAFEMLSALQGRSHEVLTGFCILHDGKAITDYARTIVEIGAMTPGEITRYIEVMKPFDKAGSYGIQDPLLACFVTGIDGCYYNVVGLPVSKVYAALKPLFPLDANR; encoded by the coding sequence ATGACCTCGCGCCGCAAACTCATCCTCGCCTCGCAATCGCCGCGACGTCGGGAATTGCTCGCCATGACGGGAATTCCGTTCGAAACCGCCTCGGTCGAGATCGATGAAACCTTCGACCCGGCGCTGACAGTCGAGAAGAACGTGATGGCGATCTCGAAGCAGAAGGCCGAAGCCGTAATGTGGACGTTGCCGCAAGACGCTGGCGAAGCGATCGTACTCGGATCGGACACCACGGTAGTGCTCGATGGCGCCGCGCTCGGAAAACCCGGCGACGCCGACCACGCCTTTGAGATGCTCTCCGCGCTGCAAGGCCGCAGCCACGAGGTGCTCACCGGCTTCTGTATCCTGCACGATGGCAAGGCAATCACGGACTACGCCCGCACCATCGTCGAGATCGGCGCGATGACGCCCGGAGAGATCACCCGCTACATCGAAGTGATGAAACCGTTCGACAAAGCCGGATCGTACGGCATTCAGGACCCGCTGCTCGCCTGCTTCGTCACCGGCATCGACGGCTGCTACTACAACGTCGTCGGCCTGCCGGTCTCGAAAGTGTACGCCGCGCTCAAACCACTCTTCCCACTGGACGCGAATCGATGA
- the miaA gene encoding tRNA (adenosine(37)-N6)-dimethylallyltransferase MiaA, producing the protein MSQKPVLVILGPTASGKTELAFRIARKTGGEIISADSRQIYRSMDIGTAKPPKWMLNEVKHHFIDEKEIGEPFSAGDFAEQAAERIRELRQRGITPIVAGGSTLYLEGLLKGFAELPQSNPEIRARLKHELELHGAEALYRRLEAFDPEQAKTLDPTKTQRLIRSLEIIEISGTTVTALQRKTSGPPPGIEFTVIALDLPREVLYERINRRTSEMMHAGLEAETRHLFDKFRDEWRSKKLNALATVGYRELFEHFEGLYNLETAEALIAQHTRNYAKRQLTFFRNRLDVEWVKGPLDEAGIEALVESLCEKIA; encoded by the coding sequence ATGAGCCAGAAACCTGTCCTCGTCATCCTCGGCCCCACCGCCTCCGGCAAAACGGAGCTGGCCTTCCGCATCGCCCGTAAAACCGGCGGAGAAATCATCTCGGCCGACTCGCGCCAGATCTATCGCAGCATGGACATCGGCACCGCCAAGCCGCCGAAGTGGATGCTCAATGAAGTCAAACACCATTTCATCGACGAAAAGGAGATCGGCGAACCCTTCAGCGCGGGAGATTTCGCAGAACAGGCGGCAGAGAGAATCCGCGAACTACGTCAGCGCGGCATTACACCTATCGTGGCGGGCGGCTCGACGCTCTACCTCGAAGGCCTGCTCAAAGGCTTCGCCGAACTGCCGCAATCCAATCCGGAGATCAGAGCGCGGCTGAAGCATGAACTTGAGCTGCACGGCGCAGAAGCGCTCTACCGACGGCTCGAAGCGTTCGACCCGGAGCAGGCCAAAACCCTCGACCCCACCAAAACCCAGCGCCTCATCCGGAGCCTCGAAATCATCGAAATTTCGGGAACGACGGTCACCGCCCTGCAACGCAAAACCTCCGGCCCGCCGCCCGGCATCGAGTTCACCGTCATCGCCCTCGATCTGCCCCGCGAAGTGCTCTACGAGCGCATCAACCGACGCACAAGCGAAATGATGCACGCCGGACTCGAAGCCGAAACCCGCCATCTTTTCGACAAGTTTCGTGACGAATGGCGCAGCAAAAAACTCAACGCCCTTGCTACCGTTGGCTATCGCGAACTCTTCGAACACTTCGAAGGGCTGTACAATTTGGAGACCGCTGAAGCCCTTATCGCCCAGCACACCCGCAACTATGCCAAACGCCAGTTGACATTTTTCCGTAACCGACTCGATGTGGAATGGGTAAAAGGCCCGCTTGATGAAGCCGGGATTGAGGCGCTGGTTGAGTCGCTTTGCGAGAAAATTGCCTGA
- a CDS encoding STAS domain-containing protein, with protein sequence MKHSISTRKELTILKLEEQVFDVRHAEWFRTTIDTMVSDEASRNIIIDFSQVKAIDSSGIGSILLAHQRANSSEGLAIFVSLCQQIKDLLKLANLDKQLFIFSSINEVMTLIEPALKGKRASKARRQQQNDDDNDGDDEVNEEIDILPDDAYESESFDDMDDETTDDSNEREEDDDEAEVKPRKVAKTPKKRGRPKKNSQPVKAVRKKSEHLD encoded by the coding sequence ATGAAACACTCCATATCGACTCGCAAGGAGTTGACCATCCTCAAGCTCGAAGAGCAGGTTTTTGATGTCCGGCATGCCGAATGGTTCAGGACAACAATCGATACGATGGTCAGTGATGAGGCAAGCAGAAACATCATCATCGATTTTTCACAAGTCAAGGCAATCGACTCGTCTGGCATAGGTTCCATCCTTCTTGCCCACCAGCGCGCCAACAGTTCAGAAGGGCTGGCTATTTTCGTCTCGCTCTGCCAGCAGATCAAGGATCTGCTCAAACTCGCCAACCTGGACAAACAGCTCTTCATCTTCTCATCGATCAACGAGGTCATGACCCTGATCGAACCGGCCCTGAAAGGTAAACGTGCCAGCAAGGCGCGCCGGCAGCAGCAAAATGATGATGACAACGACGGTGACGATGAGGTGAACGAAGAGATCGATATTCTGCCCGACGATGCATACGAAAGCGAATCGTTCGACGACATGGACGACGAAACAACCGACGACAGCAACGAGCGCGAAGAGGACGATGATGAAGCCGAAGTCAAGCCCCGCAAAGTGGCTAAAACGCCGAAAAAGCGCGGCCGCCCGAAGAAAAATTCTCAACCGGTGAAGGCGGTCAGAAAAAAATCCGAACATTTGGACTGA
- the cfa gene encoding cyclopropane fatty acyl phospholipid synthase — protein sequence MLDDLFRDRLKTLLDTAGVTIDGPNPWDVRVHDPRMFRKTVLEGNLGFGESYMDGWWECDDLDELFYRILSSGIDQQLVTLTKAVKTLQSTVRNLQKPARAFTVGKRHYDAGNDLFLAMLDPLMLYSCACWNKTSELAQAQRNKLTLVFNKLGLEPGMKLLDIGCGWGGTARFAAEQYGAKVVGITVSEEQASFARKFCANLDVEIRLMDYRKLEGTFDRIVSLGMLEHVGYRNYRTFFETARHCLHHDGRLLVQSIGSNTPSMANDPWIEKYIFPNSLLPAASQITRAYERCFILEDWHSFGHDYSLTLKAWEENFRRNWPRLEKNYDNRFYRMWRYYLLSCSGAFRARAIQLWQILLSPSGIRGKCLIPHEPSASGFRDRESDRGSSR from the coding sequence ATGCTTGACGACCTCTTTCGCGATCGGCTCAAAACACTTCTTGACACCGCAGGTGTAACCATCGACGGCCCCAATCCGTGGGATGTCCGCGTGCACGATCCCCGCATGTTCAGAAAAACCGTGCTTGAGGGCAACCTCGGCTTTGGCGAGTCCTATATGGATGGCTGGTGGGAGTGCGACGATCTCGACGAGCTGTTTTACCGGATTCTCTCCTCCGGCATCGACCAGCAGCTTGTCACGCTCACCAAAGCGGTCAAAACGCTCCAGAGCACGGTTCGAAACCTGCAAAAACCCGCACGAGCCTTCACAGTGGGCAAACGGCATTACGATGCGGGCAATGACCTTTTCCTGGCTATGCTCGATCCCCTGATGCTCTACAGTTGCGCCTGCTGGAACAAGACCAGCGAACTCGCTCAGGCGCAGCGCAACAAGCTGACGCTGGTATTCAACAAGCTCGGCCTCGAACCGGGCATGAAGCTGCTCGACATCGGTTGCGGCTGGGGCGGAACCGCGCGGTTTGCCGCAGAACAGTATGGAGCGAAAGTGGTCGGCATTACCGTTTCCGAAGAACAGGCAAGCTTCGCGAGGAAGTTCTGCGCAAACCTCGATGTCGAAATCAGGCTGATGGATTACCGCAAGCTCGAAGGCACGTTCGACCGCATCGTCTCCCTCGGCATGCTCGAACATGTGGGATATCGGAACTACCGCACCTTTTTCGAAACCGCCCGTCACTGCCTTCATCACGATGGGCGTCTCCTCGTGCAGAGCATTGGCAGCAATACCCCCTCAATGGCGAACGATCCCTGGATCGAAAAATATATCTTCCCGAACTCCCTTTTGCCCGCGGCCAGCCAGATCACCCGTGCGTATGAACGCTGCTTTATCCTCGAAGACTGGCACTCTTTCGGCCACGACTACTCACTGACGCTCAAGGCCTGGGAAGAGAATTTCAGACGCAACTGGCCGCGACTTGAAAAGAACTATGATAACCGGTTCTACCGCATGTGGCGCTACTACCTGTTAAGCTGTTCGGGCGCTTTCCGGGCGCGCGCCATCCAGCTATGGCAGATTCTGCTCAGCCCGAGCGGCATCAGGGGCAAGTGCCTGATTCCGCACGAGCCATCCGCATCAGGGTTCAGGGATAGAGAAAGCGACCGTGGTTCTTCTCGTTGA
- a CDS encoding exo-beta-N-acetylmuramidase NamZ family protein, producing MGRITSFLLFLLVLAASTAYAEPFRYGIDVLDSERCLQLQGKRVGMITNAVSVSRSGEPGYQVLLSNGVDLKFLMAPEHGFTLERQAGEAVGNDEVGGSIAVYSLYGKTKRPDLELLKTIDVLVFDLQDAGVRCFTYISTMKLAMEACRDAGIVFMVLDRPNPIAPMPVSGFVLDPDYESFVGAAELPFIHGMTVGEIATWLQQRDYPELSLQVVRMSGYRHDLFADALEGYSFRSPSPNLRDFETLLLYPATVMLEATAVSEGRGTEAPFKLFGAPFIDSEVLLSELQQYDLPGLSLQPASFIPSSSKFAGLTCYGIRLAVTDRAIFDPFRMQVAILLVLQKLYPDQLDLNKEFFDKLAGTDRYRHMLVRKKPIDKILHTAQKEVRKFNEKNHGRFLYP from the coding sequence ATGGGCCGCATTACCTCTTTTTTGTTGTTTCTGCTTGTTCTTGCTGCTTCCACAGCCTATGCCGAGCCGTTCCGGTATGGGATTGACGTGCTTGATTCCGAAAGATGTTTGCAGCTTCAGGGTAAACGGGTGGGCATGATTACCAATGCCGTGTCGGTTTCGCGCTCCGGGGAGCCGGGCTATCAGGTGTTGCTGAGCAATGGCGTTGATCTGAAATTTCTCATGGCGCCGGAGCATGGCTTCACGCTTGAGCGGCAGGCGGGGGAGGCAGTCGGTAATGACGAAGTTGGCGGCAGCATTGCGGTCTATTCGCTCTACGGCAAGACGAAGCGCCCCGATCTTGAGCTTCTCAAAACTATCGATGTGCTGGTGTTCGACCTTCAGGACGCCGGTGTCCGCTGCTTTACCTACATCTCTACCATGAAGCTCGCCATGGAGGCGTGCCGTGACGCGGGGATCGTCTTCATGGTGCTTGACCGGCCGAATCCCATTGCGCCTATGCCAGTTTCCGGCTTCGTGCTGGATCCGGACTATGAGTCGTTTGTCGGAGCGGCTGAGCTGCCCTTCATTCACGGTATGACGGTGGGGGAGATCGCTACGTGGCTGCAACAGCGGGATTACCCGGAGCTTTCGTTGCAGGTTGTCCGCATGAGTGGCTATCGTCACGACTTGTTCGCCGACGCGCTTGAGGGGTACAGCTTCCGTTCGCCATCGCCCAATCTCCGTGACTTCGAGACGCTGCTGCTTTACCCGGCTACGGTCATGCTCGAAGCTACCGCAGTGAGCGAGGGGCGCGGCACCGAGGCTCCGTTCAAACTTTTCGGTGCCCCGTTTATCGACAGCGAAGTCCTGTTATCGGAACTGCAGCAATACGATTTACCGGGCCTTTCTCTTCAGCCGGCATCGTTCATCCCGTCGAGCAGCAAGTTTGCTGGGCTGACGTGCTACGGTATCCGCCTTGCCGTGACCGATCGTGCGATTTTCGATCCTTTCAGGATGCAAGTGGCGATTCTGCTGGTTTTGCAAAAGCTGTATCCCGACCAGCTCGACCTGAACAAGGAGTTTTTCGACAAGCTTGCCGGAACCGATCGCTATCGACATATGCTTGTCAGGAAGAAGCCGATCGACAAGATTCTCCATACTGCGCAGAAAGAGGTGCGCAAATTCAACGAGAAGAACCACGGTCGCTTTCTCTATCCCTGA
- the metG gene encoding methionine--tRNA ligase: MSHTFQRTLVTTALPYANGPVHLGHLAGVYLPADIYVRYKRLCGHDVIHIGGSDEHGVPITITADKEGISPQDVVDRYHKMNADAFARCGISFDYYGRTSGPVHHETAREFFSEIEKKGIFVKKTEKQFFDPKAGRFLSDRYITGTCPVCKTPGANGDQCEQCGTHLSPTELIDPKSKLSDATPELRETLHWYFPLGRYQKQLEAFVERHTGDWRSNVVNYSRTWLNQGLADRAITRDLFWGISLPLDSEEAKGKVLYVWFDAVLGYISFTKEWAEKQGDSELWRRYWQDPETRIINFIGKDNVVFHTLMFPAILMAWNEGRSEGRYELADNVPASEFMNFEGRKFSKSRNYAVYLGEFLERFPADTLRYSIAMNYPENKDTDFSWSDFQNRTNGELADTLGNFIKRSIDFTNSRFGGEVPADIDLEAWDGLGIDWLASFGKLEAAYEGFHFREATAQAMEIARFANRYLTESEPWKVIKVDPEAAGRTMAVSLNLCHTLALLFWPIVPETANRIWKMLGFEGRIDDLVEPGNPVWRKALEPGLKKGHKLLGSSEILFSKIEDKDLEPELKKIEALLAEAERREAAEQPAPMTFKPEITFDDFQKVDLRVARVIACEPVKKANKLLKLQLQVGSEQRQVLSGIAQHFTPEQMVGKNVVLVANLADRTMRGELSQGMILAVEGADGRLFLLEPQGEGINGNSVS, from the coding sequence ATGAGCCATACGTTCCAAAGGACGCTTGTCACGACCGCTCTTCCTTACGCCAACGGCCCGGTGCACCTCGGCCACCTCGCCGGGGTTTATCTGCCCGCCGACATTTACGTACGCTACAAACGCCTCTGCGGCCACGACGTGATCCACATCGGCGGCTCGGACGAGCACGGCGTGCCGATTACCATTACCGCCGACAAGGAGGGCATTTCACCGCAGGACGTGGTTGATCGCTACCACAAAATGAATGCGGATGCCTTCGCCAGGTGCGGTATCTCCTTTGATTATTACGGCCGCACCAGCGGGCCGGTGCATCACGAGACCGCTCGTGAGTTTTTCTCGGAAATCGAGAAAAAGGGGATTTTCGTCAAGAAGACCGAAAAGCAGTTTTTCGATCCGAAGGCGGGGCGCTTCCTCTCCGACCGCTACATCACCGGCACATGCCCGGTCTGCAAGACTCCCGGCGCGAACGGCGACCAGTGTGAGCAGTGCGGCACGCACCTCAGTCCGACCGAGCTGATCGATCCGAAGAGCAAGCTCTCCGATGCTACGCCGGAGTTGCGCGAAACCCTGCACTGGTACTTCCCGCTCGGGCGCTACCAGAAGCAGCTCGAAGCCTTTGTTGAACGGCACACCGGCGACTGGCGCTCCAACGTGGTGAACTACTCTCGCACGTGGCTCAACCAGGGCCTCGCCGACCGCGCCATCACCCGCGACCTCTTCTGGGGCATCTCGTTGCCGCTCGACTCCGAAGAGGCGAAGGGCAAGGTGCTCTACGTCTGGTTCGACGCCGTGCTTGGCTACATTTCATTCACGAAAGAGTGGGCCGAAAAGCAGGGCGACTCCGAACTCTGGCGGCGCTACTGGCAGGATCCGGAGACCCGCATCATCAACTTCATCGGCAAGGACAACGTCGTGTTCCACACGCTGATGTTCCCGGCGATTTTGATGGCCTGGAACGAGGGGCGCAGCGAGGGACGCTACGAGCTGGCCGACAATGTTCCGGCCTCCGAGTTCATGAACTTCGAGGGACGCAAGTTCTCCAAGTCGCGCAACTATGCGGTCTATCTCGGCGAGTTCCTCGAACGCTTCCCGGCGGACACGCTGCGCTACAGCATCGCGATGAACTACCCGGAGAACAAGGACACCGACTTCAGCTGGAGCGACTTCCAGAACCGCACCAACGGCGAGCTGGCCGACACGCTCGGCAACTTCATCAAGCGCTCGATCGACTTCACTAACTCGCGCTTCGGCGGCGAGGTGCCTGCGGACATCGATCTTGAAGCGTGGGACGGCCTCGGCATCGACTGGTTGGCGAGCTTCGGCAAGCTCGAAGCGGCCTACGAGGGCTTCCATTTCCGCGAGGCAACCGCACAGGCGATGGAGATTGCCCGCTTCGCCAACCGCTATCTCACCGAGAGCGAGCCGTGGAAAGTCATCAAGGTCGATCCGGAAGCCGCGGGCCGCACGATGGCCGTGTCGCTGAACCTTTGCCACACGCTCGCGCTGCTCTTCTGGCCGATCGTGCCTGAAACCGCCAATCGCATCTGGAAGATGCTCGGCTTCGAGGGCAGAATCGACGACCTGGTCGAACCCGGCAATCCGGTTTGGCGCAAGGCGCTCGAACCGGGGTTGAAGAAAGGGCACAAGCTGCTCGGTTCGTCGGAAATCCTCTTCTCGAAGATCGAAGACAAAGACCTCGAGCCCGAGCTGAAAAAGATCGAAGCCCTGCTTGCCGAAGCGGAGCGACGCGAAGCCGCCGAACAGCCTGCGCCGATGACCTTCAAGCCGGAGATCACCTTCGACGACTTCCAGAAAGTCGATCTGCGCGTTGCCAGAGTGATCGCATGCGAGCCGGTCAAGAAGGCCAACAAGCTGCTCAAGCTGCAATTGCAGGTCGGCTCGGAACAGCGCCAGGTGCTCTCGGGCATCGCGCAGCACTTCACGCCCGAACAGATGGTGGGCAAGAACGTTGTGCTGGTGGCCAATCTCGCCGACCGCACCATGCGGGGCGAGCTGTCGCAGGGCATGATTCTCGCCGTCGAGGGCGCCGATGGTCGCCTGTTTCTGCTGGAACCGCAGGGCGAGGGTATAAATGGGAACTCTGTCAGTTAA
- a CDS encoding PSP1 domain-containing protein: MSTVLCSCLLGDNARIRLKLSKLLHEQTTDLYAGELAESAAQVCEVELKGCRREFYVNKTGGELSIGMPVILEADGGYDFGMVYSMGRIAQRKLELKGLMEKIDELPAVIRNASEEDVAAFTELRKREPEIRAACHERIERHRLDMKLVDIDLRLDQQKLSVYYTATHRVDFRGLVRDLAGEFKARIQMVQITTREEARRTNSQGSCGCSLCCSTWMQKIHSNPFAEKPQTFEGTNGDNLSFNTIGLCNRPKCCLGFSKGNGGKNGSCRSNSWPAVGTTFAVREGNAVVEGVDPQRKCIWIRYESSGQKRRISFDQYNKMAGQRP; the protein is encoded by the coding sequence ATGAGTACGGTTTTATGCAGTTGCCTGCTTGGCGATAATGCCAGGATCAGGCTGAAACTTTCGAAGCTACTACATGAGCAGACCACTGACCTCTATGCCGGGGAACTGGCGGAGAGTGCCGCTCAGGTCTGCGAGGTCGAGCTGAAAGGATGCCGCCGGGAATTTTACGTCAACAAGACAGGTGGTGAGCTTTCGATCGGCATGCCGGTGATTCTGGAAGCTGATGGCGGTTATGATTTCGGCATGGTCTATTCGATGGGCCGGATTGCGCAGCGCAAGCTTGAGCTCAAGGGTTTGATGGAAAAAATAGATGAGCTGCCGGCTGTCATCCGCAACGCCAGCGAGGAGGATGTTGCTGCGTTTACCGAGCTTCGCAAACGCGAGCCGGAGATCAGGGCAGCCTGTCACGAGCGGATCGAGCGTCATCGGCTCGACATGAAGCTGGTCGATATCGACCTCAGGCTCGATCAGCAGAAGCTTTCGGTCTATTACACGGCTACGCATCGCGTCGATTTCCGCGGCCTGGTACGTGACCTTGCCGGCGAGTTCAAGGCGCGAATCCAGATGGTGCAGATCACCACACGCGAAGAGGCCCGTCGCACCAACAGCCAGGGCTCGTGCGGCTGCTCGCTGTGCTGCTCGACCTGGATGCAGAAGATTCACTCCAATCCGTTTGCTGAAAAACCTCAGACGTTTGAGGGGACGAACGGAGATAACCTCTCTTTCAACACCATCGGTTTGTGCAACCGTCCCAAATGCTGCCTCGGGTTTTCGAAAGGGAATGGAGGCAAGAACGGTTCATGCCGCAGCAATAGCTGGCCAGCAGTCGGCACTACTTTTGCCGTTCGGGAGGGCAATGCCGTTGTCGAGGGGGTCGATCCACAGCGGAAATGCATCTGGATCCGCTACGAGAGCAGCGGCCAGAAGCGCCGCATCTCGTTCGATCAGTACAACAAAATGGCTGGTCAGCGCCCGTAA
- a CDS encoding lysophospholipid acyltransferase family protein: protein MLKVRRSWAYTRWFGWYSRWQFRRHFHSLRVQMPTGLPEMDPSIPVIFYGNHAYWWDGFWSQLCTELYFRQNLFIIIEYPQLLKHQFFTRLGAFSIDRSNARSAIATLDYAATCLLSPSEKQNALWIFPQGKIEHVDKRPLVFFRGTAGIADRVLKKSESLYLVSVVSRIEYLEEQKPELFLSFGSPRVLKRADWQGLDALTAFMEQTTESHLDKVKQAVIERRLDGFDMVIRGSESINRRVEAFRKLFSGSGSAEK from the coding sequence ATGCTGAAGGTTCGCCGGAGCTGGGCATATACTCGATGGTTCGGCTGGTATTCGCGCTGGCAGTTCCGGCGGCATTTCCACTCGCTGAGGGTGCAGATGCCGACCGGTCTGCCGGAAATGGATCCTTCGATTCCGGTCATTTTCTACGGTAACCACGCCTACTGGTGGGATGGCTTCTGGTCGCAGCTCTGCACGGAGCTCTATTTCCGGCAGAACCTCTTCATCATCATCGAGTATCCGCAGCTTCTCAAGCACCAGTTTTTCACCCGGCTCGGGGCCTTTTCCATCGACCGATCCAATGCGCGAAGCGCCATCGCCACGCTTGATTACGCTGCAACGTGCCTGCTGTCACCAAGTGAAAAGCAGAACGCGCTCTGGATTTTTCCGCAGGGAAAGATCGAGCATGTCGATAAACGTCCGCTCGTTTTTTTCAGGGGAACGGCCGGCATTGCTGATCGTGTTCTGAAAAAGAGCGAATCACTCTATCTTGTTTCAGTTGTCAGCCGTATTGAATATCTTGAGGAGCAGAAACCTGAACTTTTCCTGTCTTTCGGGTCGCCGAGAGTGCTGAAAAGAGCGGATTGGCAGGGGCTTGACGCCCTGACCGCCTTCATGGAGCAGACGACCGAATCCCATCTCGACAAGGTGAAGCAAGCGGTGATCGAGCGACGTCTCGACGGCTTCGATATGGTTATACGCGGTTCGGAATCGATCAACCGGCGTGTCGAAGCGTTTCGTAAGCTCTTCTCCGGAAGTGGTTCGGCAGAGAAGTGA
- a CDS encoding pyridoxal phosphate-dependent aminotransferase — translation MSAESHEQYLSKRVQNMQESQTMRITGLAKKMKAEGKDVVSLSAGEPDFPTPDNVCEAGIEAIRSGFTRYTANAGIPELKKAIIRKLQRDNGLEYAEDEIIVSNGGKQTLANTFLALCDEGDEVIVPAPYWVSFPEMARLAGATPVIVETSIETGYKMTPEQLAAAITPKTKVLVLNSPSNPSGAVYNEAEVRALMKVLEGKEIFIISDEMYDMICYGGVRPFSPARIPEMKPWVIVSNGTSKSYSMTGWRIGYLAAPKWIIKACDKIQSQTTSNANSIAQKAAVAALDGDQSIVEQRRAEFEKRRDFMFRELNTIPGIECTLPEGAFYIFPSIKGLLGKTFGGNVMKDSTDVAEYLLAEHYVATVPGDAFGAPENLRLSYAASIEELAEAVNRIRKAFS, via the coding sequence ATGAGCGCAGAGAGCCATGAGCAATACCTGAGCAAGAGAGTGCAGAACATGCAGGAATCGCAGACGATGCGGATTACCGGCCTGGCTAAAAAGATGAAGGCGGAAGGCAAGGATGTCGTGAGCCTTTCTGCGGGCGAACCGGACTTCCCGACTCCGGATAACGTCTGCGAGGCGGGCATCGAGGCGATCCGTTCCGGCTTCACCCGCTATACGGCAAACGCCGGAATTCCGGAGCTGAAAAAAGCGATCATCCGTAAACTCCAGCGCGATAACGGCCTGGAATACGCCGAAGATGAAATCATCGTCAGCAACGGTGGCAAGCAGACGCTCGCCAACACCTTCCTTGCGCTCTGCGACGAGGGTGACGAGGTGATCGTGCCCGCGCCCTACTGGGTGAGCTTCCCCGAGATGGCTCGCCTGGCCGGAGCGACGCCGGTGATCGTCGAAACCTCCATCGAGACCGGCTACAAAATGACGCCGGAGCAACTCGCCGCGGCCATCACGCCGAAGACGAAGGTGCTCGTGCTCAACTCGCCATCGAACCCCTCCGGCGCGGTGTACAACGAAGCCGAGGTGCGTGCGTTGATGAAGGTGCTCGAGGGCAAGGAGATTTTCATCATCTCCGACGAGATGTACGACATGATCTGCTATGGTGGCGTGCGACCCTTCTCACCTGCGCGGATTCCGGAGATGAAGCCCTGGGTGATCGTCAGCAACGGCACTTCCAAGAGCTACTCGATGACCGGTTGGCGTATCGGCTACCTGGCTGCGCCGAAATGGATCATCAAGGCGTGCGACAAGATTCAGTCGCAGACCACCTCGAACGCGAACTCCATCGCCCAGAAGGCCGCCGTGGCTGCTCTCGATGGCGACCAGTCCATCGTCGAACAGCGCCGTGCGGAGTTCGAGAAGCGCCGCGATTTTATGTTCCGCGAGTTGAACACCATTCCCGGCATCGAATGCACGTTGCCGGAGGGCGCATTCTACATCTTCCCGTCCATCAAAGGTCTGCTCGGCAAAACCTTTGGTGGCAATGTGATGAAGGACTCGACCGACGTCGCGGAGTATCTGCTCGCCGAGCACTACGTGGCCACCGTGCCTGGTGATGCGTTCGGAGCGCCGGAGAACCTGCGCCTGTCCTATGCGGCCTCTATCGAAGAGCTGGCCGAGGCGGTCAACCGCATCAGAAAAGCGTTCAGCTAA
- the coaD gene encoding pantetheine-phosphate adenylyltransferase: MTRKAIYPGTFDPFTNGHLDVLERALNIFDHVEVVLAENSQKQTLFSVDERLEMVHEVVREFSNVSVDVLHAGLLADYARQAGASAIVRGVRQVKDFEYEFQMSLLNRHLYPEVTTVFLMPNVKYTYVASTIIREVSMLGGDVSKFVHPFVLDKLNAKRAEREGQS, encoded by the coding sequence ATGACCAGAAAAGCCATCTATCCGGGAACCTTCGACCCCTTCACCAACGGTCATCTCGACGTGCTCGAACGGGCGCTGAACATCTTCGATCACGTCGAAGTGGTACTGGCCGAGAACAGCCAGAAGCAGACCCTTTTTTCTGTCGATGAACGTCTTGAAATGGTTCACGAGGTGGTGCGCGAGTTCTCGAATGTGAGCGTCGATGTGCTGCACGCGGGGCTTCTGGCCGATTACGCGCGGCAGGCCGGAGCCAGCGCCATTGTTCGCGGCGTGCGGCAGGTCAAGGACTTCGAGTACGAGTTCCAGATGTCGCTTCTGAACCGCCACCTCTATCCGGAGGTGACGACGGTGTTCCTCATGCCGAACGTCAAATACACCTACGTCGCCTCGACCATCATCCGCGAAGTCTCCATGCTTGGCGGCGACGTGAGCAAGTTCGTTCACCCCTTCGTGCTCGACAAGCTGAACGCAAAGCGGGCTGAGCGCGAGGGGCAGTCATAA